The sequence AGAATTCCTACCCTTGATACTCTGAGCAATCGATGACTGATTTTCTCGTCTGATTCCAAGTGATGAAAGTATTTCCGGATAGGGGATTAGAAGCGCCATTCTTTATATATCGGGTAAAGGAAATATATCCAAATTTGTGCGATAATTTTCAAAAGATGGGCATTTTCTTCTCTTCAAGCTTTAAAAATGGATAATTCTTCGATGCAAATACCGACGGCAAGAGAGAGAAAAAGGGGGGCGAATCATTCTTGGAAATGGGCCAGGAGGAGAATTTGTAGCGGATAAGTTTGCTTTTTTGGATAATTCATAATAACAaagattttataataaattgaacaatTAAAAGCAGGGGACCACTTTATtacaaaacatataaaaataaattatttgatattttggtaaaaatttatatatttttgtattattattatttaaatataaaacccGTTTAGTTTATTGTTTACAGATATATTTCATATTGTTTTCCctctttttaatgtttttattaatatgCCATTCAGACCAATCGCAGAGATGATTCGATGTTGCAGAAAAGAGTCTTGTGCTTCATATacattatcataaaaattttggTTTCAAGTTGTGTTTCACACAAATAGATGGACATGTATATGACTAGCAGTGGGGATTCAGCACGCACAGTTTTTGTCCAAAATTACTTACGTTTCGGTTACATTTAACATAAACCACAAAACTCGTGCATGTTCACAGACAACCACCACCATACATGCCAAATTTATGGGCTCCACCAGCGACAGTGAAATGATGAAAAATGTATAATCTCATCAACCAAAAAAAGAATGAATACCAAAATCAGATAAATCTCATGCCGGATTGACTGACGAACCGCAGAGTTTGATGAGTCCTCTGACTTGGAGTCGCAATTTCCAAAATTGAAAAAGAGTGTTTGTTCCGTGAAACTATTCACATAATCGATTCAGGTTGAAGGGAAAGCCCTCCAACTCATTATAGTCTGCCAAGTGGAGACTCAGAGGCATGATCATCCACCAACCAAAGGCCATAATCTTGGAATCGTTTAGTCTTCTTTTCAAAACCAACTATATAGTTGTTATGGATGATAACATGCATCCCCTTGGTTTCTTGTACCCACGTCTTGTTCTTGAAATATAAACCTCCAGTAGGGAAAGCATGTTGAGGAAGCAGGTATAAGTCCACCTAAAGCGATATCACAGATATAATGCACAAGTGAAATGAGCAGCGGACATGACCCATTTTGCGCTGTGACAGAAAATCCCATTATATGCCTACCTGCTCAGCAGTTTTATTCAGGGCCCAATTAAAGGCAGGTTGGTCGTTAGCTTTCTTGGCTTTAGACCAAGGTTGAGCCTGAAGTTCTTTGATCCACTTATTCATGACAAGTTTTGCTCCACTGGTGGGGCGAAGATAGATCATGCAGCTGCAAATGTAAGTCCGGCCCTTTTTTCCTGGAGGTGGCAAGTCATGAGAGTGATTCACAGGCTTCACCTGACATTTCAAAGAACAGAAAAAAATGGATCTTTTATCGTTCAATCAGGAGTACAAATTCATGAGAAGAGCAAATTCTTTAAGTATCATATTTTAGATTTCAATTGAAccagactttgagttacagaTCGGTTGGcaataaattaaatgattttaatttataatcaatTCTAGCTTACTTACATAAGCCATGTCGTCTGTGAAATACACATCATGCTCGCCTTTCAGATAAGGAAACGGATCTGCCAGCCAGACCATGTCCACATCATTGTACATGACATTATAGCCGAGCTCCAGAATTTGCAGCAGATGCCGGGGCCTTCGGGCGGTAAAATTAAAGAAGCCCTGAAATATGAAATCAACCGGGATTATCGACAAGAAAGCACTGTCACATCTGGTAGTTGCTAGAAGAAGTAGACAAACATTGGTGGAAAATGGCTTACAAGAACAATCCTATAGCATCCATCTTTGAAGTATTTACACCATCCAGTCCACCATACAACAGGTTAAAATTATTCTTTAGCACTCACTTTCTACCAAAAATCAGAAAGACATCTTACAAAGGATCGCAGCTACTATGTTTGAACAACTTTGTCCAAAAATACTGGCTGCTTAAATCAAACCTTACAAAAACTTATTTGAAACCAACTCGTGACTAATACTTCAATGGTTGAAGACAAGCCAAGATTCACCGAACCATACACATATAAAACGAACAATGAATTTCCCAACCAACCATATCAGAATTACATCAGCAACTGTTTGCgctaaaaatagaaaaattgtgCAAAAAGCAACATCATATCAAATATCATCTGTCTCAAAGCATCGAAATTCTATAAAGAAAATTCAAATCATTCAAATATGATTCAAAAGATGATCAGTAATTAGCATCCTAAGCTTAGCAAGTTGCACTAGGCCACTACAAATAGCAACTGCTGGACAACAAGAAATCACACCTATCAGTACATTACTATCCAATTGAAGACAACGATAGAAtccttaaaatatatttattgtaaCCGGCATTCTGTATCAATTTTAAGATCATGGATACAAAAACTACAAGCGCCTATAGCTGATAGTGTACTAGACACTTGTCAATGTTAATCCTACAAATAATGCACAAGCTATTCCACAAAAGGTAAAGTGTATCAATctccaaatcactcaaaaatatatatacatataaactACCTCCGACCCAAACTTATGTGCAGCCGCCGCATCCAACGCAGGAGGCACTAAAACCGCATGCCCCGGCCACCGCTCATTAACCTTGTAAAGAGTAGCGTAATCCTCCGCAATCACTAAAACCTTGTCCTGCTGCCTCTGCCGCGCAATGCTAATCAACCAATTGCTCAAGAACGGCAAATAAGCCTCACTCACAGCACAAACGATCAAAGTATTATCCTTTGCCACTCGAGCCGCCGCATCGGCCAAGGTGTAGTCATGCCACTTCAAGTTTGAGCTCGAATTCAAGGATAAAAAGCTAAATGGCGCCTGAATATAAGGGAATAGTACACCGATAACAACCAGCAGAGCGAGGAGGAGGAGCAATGCGGGACGGCTGAGAAGGGCAGAGGATATGGGTTTATGGTAATTTTGCAGGGATCGAGGGGATAATTGGTGGCGATCCGTAGAAGTGTTCTGATTCGGCCTTTGATGAAGAAATTGTGATGACATTTATCTGTTTTGTACTCTTCCGTTCcaataaaatttgatatttctACAGTGTGGAAACTTTGAATGGACAAACTCCGAACGGGTGGTTCACACACTGACACGCACTATACGGTGTGATCGGATCTGTGCTTGAAATAATACGTGGTTAATTGGTAATGGGCTGAGACTAAATGGCTAATTGAATTTTACTTTGAGCTACTTTCATTGGGCTCTCTTCTTGCTCACTGTCAGCCCAATAATTTCTTGTACTAATCACAAACAAGCTCATTTGATTTGGGTCCAAACTACTTTTAACCCACAAAGAGTCAAAATTTCATATGGGCTTCAGATTTTGTTTTTAACCCAAATAGGTAACAAAGAAGATAATTGGTAGAGCATCGCCATCGTATCTAAAGATTAAAATGGTACGTAAATTAAAGGTGGTTTGCTTTGTTTTGATTTACATTCCTTgatgaataaataaatgaacAGAGATCTTCtttttatataaacaaaaaaagtaATAAAGCGTGCTTCTTGTGCGGTTGGCCATCAAAAGGGAAAGTTCTCAATTATTCACGGCATTGACTAAATTTAGTGAGCAATGGAAAAACAGACCAAAACTTGGAAAATATAATGAATCTCCTCctcaatttaataataaatataatttcacaCTATTTCCATTGGACTTCAGAAATTGGTGGTATCCGTATATCTTGTCAATGACTCGATATGATGTGTCACTCTGAAATTTAGAGGCCTTGTCTCCttcaattatattattattactattgaAAGAGAATCTTAGGTCATTATCTTTCACAAAATGCGGacaaaaaaaaagattgataataaattttttttataaccttAAATCTTTTGGGGACCTCAAATCCTCAACCAAGTTTCCATTTTTTCCGTGTATGCCCTACAAGACCGACTAATTTGTACATAACCCTTTGTGGAGTTGGACCAAAGTTTCACGAAAAGGATACATGGGAGTCTTGAAATCTATCCAAGTGTTTATTACGTGAAAATCACCACTTGTGTACAAAATATCCCGTTGATAAAGATACATCATCattctaaattatttttatattagtattttattcttataaattataataaattaaaattatatgtcTACTTAAGGAAACAAATGGAAAGTGTTCCTTCCATTTGCAAAACGCCaataataaacaaaagaaaccAAGAATCGTACGTAACTTCGACTTTTCCAGCGAAGCATGAGAATACGATACTAAAAACCAAGAATGATTAATTAGCACAGTATTTATAATATACACACTCCAAATTGAAATTCTTTAGTACACAAcagaatgaaatttaaattactaAGTGGTTGAGCTGTAGTTGCATCAGCCCGATACCAAACGCAAAATCGCGCCTTACGAGATAGTACAAGCATTTGGATTCTCTTCCATACTGCGGTGGTGCTGCATATAATAGTATGAGTTCATCGGGGGGTAATACGGTCTGTATGGCATTATTGTGCCGAGGACGGGTTCGGGTTCAGCCTTTTTTTCGCCTTCCTTCTTGGGATCGTCTTTCTTTGCTTCATCCTTAGGTTCCTCTTTCTTGGCCTCGTCCTTTTTCTCCTCTTTCTTAGCTTCTTCTTTCTTTGGCTCCTCTGGCTTTTTCTCCGGTTCTTTGGCTGGACCAACAGAGATTATGTCAGCCGGCCAATTCTTTTTTCGCAGTTTGGTAACCACGGTCACGGGGTCGACTGTCCCGATTATTATTAGTTTCTTCCCTTTTATGTCGATGCTGATTTCATCAATGCCTACAAAAAAGATGCTCCAAAAGTTTCTAGTGATGGTTGTTATACAGAAAAGTACAATTATCGGCAGTGTGATTAtactttgaatttttaaaaccatACATTACACTTCGTACAAATATTCAAATCTATGCCAAGTAGACAATTACTACGGTGAGAACAATTATTACGACCCAAGAACTTACTTATGTCTTCAAGGTACAACATCGGAAGATAATGGGAGACAGATATCAAACTGACGAGATCCAACAGTAATAAATGCAACCAGCACCACACCTAACTTAAAATGGATGCAAGTTTCtcacattttcaaatttaaagtCAGCATAAGTTGAGATCAACGATTTTGCATAATCTTGCATCATCACGTACAAATTCTAGTTATGGCTGTCAAATTGAGGTTGTTCATACAGACagacatattatatatatcactCCAATGCATACAAGCTAACTAAACGAAAATCTGAATAAAGAAAAAACTCGACAAGAACGACCTCTTTCCATAAAGATAACTACCCTTTGTTGAAATAATTAGTGATCGTAAATAAAAAGACATGCTTAGAGATGTGAATGTCATTAGTCAAAACACAGATTTATATCtacataaaacaaaaaataaagatcTAGAAGACTTTTAAAATACCTGCAAGAGTGGACACAGTCTTCAAAGCCCTTCTCTTGTCTTCCGCATCTGCCAAATCCAACCTCAACACGAATTTCtgcaacaaaatataaaaacagATACcaaaaaagtttaatttttaaatgaacAACAAAACTCCACAATTACAGCAAATAGacaaaaaaaaactcaagaaaTAACAATTAATACATAACTTTATACGACAGGTAAAAACTAGCTAGAAACTATATATAGATTCACAGAATTTCTAGCACGCGAAAAATTTGTCAAGGGAATCGAGGAGAATGTACACTGCATGACATCAAACCAAAAGGTAACAATCTTTGATGGGAAAAAACCTTTCTTCTAAACTCTGTAAAGCGtgcacaaaaaaagaaaaataaaagaagacaaaacccaaaataaaACGAAGAAATCCCACGAAGAATCCGAACAGAAAGTCGAGAATAATGCAATAAAACCTTCATTATCTTTGTGGGCTTTTCAGATAATTTTTCTACCTCAGAAATGTAATTGAGGCCTTGAGGAGCAGGTAGCTCAGAAAAACAAGAGGCTAGAAGCCCCTGTTGTACACAAATAAAGCTTAAAAACATGGAAAATGAGATCGGGAAGAAATATAAAGACTAACGCCAGAAAACGACAGGAGTAATAGTTATGGCCTCACTAAAAAAGAAGAATATATTATTAccagaaaataatattttgacagtAAAATgctaaatatataatatatatatatatagcgaATAAGGGATTATAATTtatgtgaaaatgataaaaatttaattttatgaattcAAACGACAATGAATACTAAATTTGATCTTTTATTATAATCTCTTGAACAAATACAATGATATATATAAACATcgaaaacttaaaaaaatattgaaatttgaaacaTAAACTCCTCACATAATTAATCTTTATAATAAACTGCGGGAATttacaaaacatgaaaatataacaaataattAAGATTGCCGAAATCAATAATGAAAAGGCTTAGAATGCTAGAAAATCTACTTGAATGACTGAACTAATATGCTTGAAGACTAAAATTTGTAGACATTATTTGTAGATTTTTGCTGAATTGAGTTGCATCATGTTCTCTATTGAGTTGCGTGATCATGTTCTCTATTGCTGAATTTGTAGACATTAATCAAGCACAATTAACAAGATTTTTTCGTTTAATTTgtgacaaaaatataattttttcccgttaATTAAGTTtcttgattttatatgtatcttAACTAactcataaattttttatacttgaatctagttttttttaaaaaaaaaaactacacaACACGTACTCACTTACAAAGCGATAAGTGTAATAATTTATGcaaaacataataatattaatagtcGTCACCACCACGTAGATAAAACGAGGGtaaatcatgaaaaataatgGATAGTCGTTGGGGGAGTATGGAAATTATTGGTTTTCCGATTTTACCTTCggttcatttttcattttctttaatgattTCACACGTCTTCACCAACCCTTTTTCTTTTACAACTTCTCCATGCACGGTAATACAAGAGAATTATCGGATAATTAATGTCtagataaaatattaatcaaaatattttaaaaatacaatcaCCATAAACTTATACAATTACAAAATATCTTACAAATATTACTCCCCAGTAATTATCAAAATATCacgtttaatatttattatgatcttaataatagtaatatatgAAATCGTATATTTATACAAATTCTATATATTTTCCTATCTTGCGTGTCATTGAACATATTAGATTAGTTTTCAATAGTTATCCtccaataaaattgaaataaaatattatatagattttaatatatatgtataagtCTGGATTGTCTCTCATAATTTCAAAAGCTATGACAGAAATATGGCCGGCCTATTTATATCTGCAGTTAATACTACACAATATAAAGTGGACCACTGAGGCATTAATTTGTTCAGGGGTCCTCTATATAATTCACTCTTTGTACTGCTTTCTTACACGCCCACATGCATGCTTACgttaatatatacacacatacgTAACGTAAGCATGCATGTGG comes from Primulina huaijiensis isolate GDHJ02 chromosome 17, ASM1229523v2, whole genome shotgun sequence and encodes:
- the LOC140962339 gene encoding UDP-D-xylose:L-fucose alpha-1,3-D-xylosyltransferase MGP4-like, which gives rise to MSSQFLHQRPNQNTSTDRHQLSPRSLQNYHKPISSALLSRPALLLLLALLVVIGVLFPYIQAPFSFLSLNSSSNLKWHDYTLADAAARVAKDNTLIVCAVSEAYLPFLSNWLISIARQRQQDKVLVIAEDYATLYKVNERWPGHAVLVPPALDAAAAHKFGSEGFFNFTARRPRHLLQILELGYNVMYNDVDMVWLADPFPYLKGEHDVYFTDDMAYVKPVNHSHDLPPPGKKGRTYICSCMIYLRPTSGAKLVMNKWIKELQAQPWSKAKKANDQPAFNWALNKTAEQVDLYLLPQHAFPTGGLYFKNKTWVQETKGMHVIIHNNYIVGFEKKTKRFQDYGLWLVDDHASESPLGRL
- the LOC140963530 gene encoding heavy metal-associated isoprenylated plant protein 39-like codes for the protein MFLSFICVQQGLLASCFSELPAPQGLNYISEVEKLSEKPTKIMKKFVLRLDLADAEDKRRALKTVSTLAGIDEISIDIKGKKLIIIGTVDPVTVVTKLRKKNWPADIISVGPAKEPEKKPEEPKKEEAKKEEKKDEAKKEEPKDEAKKDDPKKEGEKKAEPEPVLGTIMPYRPYYPPMNSYYYMQHHRSMEENPNACTIS